From the Pseudomonas monsensis genome, the window GCCGAGTGCCGATGCGCATTGATCCCGTATTTTACGTTCACCCACTTCCCCCCTGTAGGAGTGAGCCTGCTCGCGATGGCGGTGCATCAGCGAAGCAGCTGTCGACTGACACAACGCCATCGCGAGCAGGCTGCCTCCCACAGGGGTTATGTGTTGAGGCTTAAGCCTGCGGGGTTTTACGGAAGCCCACGGCCAGGCGGTTCCAGCTGTTGATGGTGCTGATCGCCACGCTCAGGTCGACCATTTCCTTGGGCGTGAACTGCGCGGCCACCACGTCATAGTCTTCGTCTGGAGCGTGAGTCAGGCTCAGTTGGGTCAGCGATTCGGTCCACAGCAACGCGGCGCGCTCGCGGTCACTGAAGAACGGTGCTTCACGCCAGGCGGTCACGGCAAACAGACGCCGCGGGGTTTCGCCGCCCTTGATTGCGTCGGCGGTGTGCATGTCGATGCAGAACGCACAGCCATTGATTTGCGAGGCACGCAGCTTGACCAGTTCGATCAGGCTCTTTTCCAGTGGCAGTTTGGAAACGGCGGTTTCCAGGGCGATCATCGCTTTCAGCGCGTCTGGGGAGGCGGTGTAGAAATCGGTACGAGGTTTCATG encodes:
- a CDS encoding carboxymuconolactone decarboxylase family protein; its protein translation is MKPRTDFYTASPDALKAMIALETAVSKLPLEKSLIELVKLRASQINGCAFCIDMHTADAIKGGETPRRLFAVTAWREAPFFSDRERAALLWTESLTQLSLTHAPDEDYDVVAAQFTPKEMVDLSVAISTINSWNRLAVGFRKTPQA